In Chitinophagaceae bacterium, the genomic window AATCTTCGTTAATTGCAATACAGTTTGCCCAAAAACACAATAGCCGGCTGCATATATTGCATATAAGCACCGAAAAAGAACTGCAACTTTTTGGCAACATGATGCCGCTTGCAGAAAAAAGGATAACCGCAGAAGTATGCGTGCACCATTTGCATTTTACGGCAGATGATTATGAACGGCTGGGCTATAAAATAAAATGCAACCCGGCTATAAAAGCGCCCCAAAATAAAAATGCTTTGTGGCATGCATTGCTGGACGACTGCCTGGATGTAATTGCCACCGACCATGCACCACATTTATTATGCGAAAAAGAACCACCTTACGAAAATGCACATGCCGGCCTGCCCCTGGTACAACATGCATTGCCCTTAATGCTGTATTATTATGAGCAGGGAAAAATAAGCCTGGAAAATATTGTCCGCAAAATGAGCCATGCCGTTGCTGAATGTTTTCAAATAAAAGAACGAGGTTTTATAAGAGAAGGTTATTTTGCCGACCTGGTGTTGATTGACTTAAATAAACCATTTACCGTTTCGCCTCAATCTGTTTTATATAAATGCGGATGGAGCCCGTTTGAAAATTTTCAATTTCCTGCATCCGTAGAAAAAACTTTTGTAAACGGAAACCTGGTTTATGAAAATGGCACTGTAAACAACTCTTATACAAGCGAAAGGCTATACTTCAACCGATAAAAATATAGAATGGAACTGGATAAAACCACCCTTTATGACCTTGCTGTTTTTGCTAACGAAGAAGAGTTTTCTGTTTTTGGAAAACTCAATGAAGCCATAACCAGCAGCGGTAGAGATGAATTTAAAAAGATGCTGTACACACCACTAAAATCCGTTTCAGCTATTACCGATATACAACTCACATTAAAACAAATTGGCGAAAAAGAAAGCGGCTGGACAAAACTCATAAGCAACGGAACCATTATGGTGGTAGAGCGGTATTTTCATGCCACTATTGATGAAATACCAGCTTATCCCAATAAGCTTTCTGCACTTACCTATAAAGTTTTTTCAGGCCAGGATTATTCTTTGATAAAATATTCTGCAAAGCATTGTTTTGATTTTATTAAAGGAATGAGGCAATTGCAGGAATTACTACATTCACCTGAAGCATCAGCTCCATTACAAAAGGTATTGAGCAGGTGCCAAAATATTTTGCAGCATACTGCAGCATATACAAGCGGGTTTGCAACCACTGAGGAAATGCCGCATACCGCACTGCTGCGCTTTGGCCATTTTATCCGTTACCGGTTTAAAACCAATATGCATAACTTGCTGCAAATGCACGCCACGCTTGATGCCTGGCATGGCATGGCCATTGCCATTAAAAAATTTCAATTGGTTTTTCCGGAGCTGGTAGCCTCTGAAACGCCGGTAATTGAAGCCCGTGGTTTATATCATATATTATTGGAGCAACCCGTGGGCTACGATACACAACTGAATAGGGATGCCCATTTTTTATTTTTAACCGGCGCCAACATGGCCGGTAAAAGCACTTTTATAAAAGCGGTGGGCATTGCCGTTTTTTTGGCACATGCAGGTATGGCGGTTCCTGCTGCTTTTTTACGATTGAGTGTTTTTGACGGCATGCTCAGCAACATCAATATGGCCGATAATATTATTAAGGGCGAAAGTTATTTTTACAACGAAGTGCAAAGAGTAAAAGCTACCCTGCAAAAAGTAAGCGATGGAAAAAAATGGCTCATATTGATTGATGAACTTTTTAAGGGCACCAATGTAGAAGACGCCATGAAATGCAGCACGGCAGTAATAGAAGGCCTGCTAAAAGTAAAGGGCTCCTTATTTATCCTTTCTACACATCTGTATGAAATTGCACAGCAACTGCAGGGCCATACCAACATCAGCTTTCATTATTTTGAAACCCAAATTTCAGGAGGCCAGTTGCAATTTAATTATACCTTAAAACCAGGCGTAAGCAACGACAGGCTCGGCTATTTGATTTTAAAAAACGAAGGCGTGGTGAAGATGCTGGAGGATTTGTGAAGGCCTCAGTATTTAGTACAAAGTATTTAGTATTTAGGCTGGGGAATTGCATTTGCTGTAAGGGTATATTTTGCATCTGATTTTATTTGCAAATTCAAATGAGTATTTTCTTTTAGGTTTTTTACTGTCCCCAAAAAATAAAGGGCCCGTTTTACCAGTACCCTTTTTTAAAATGCTTAAATGAATGGTTGCTATTGAAGGTTACAAAAATGGTAAGGCTTCAATACTATATACGCAATACCAAGTACTCAATACTATGTACTGTGTATTACCCTTAATCAAACATATCACTTTGTAAGCCTTTGCCGGCAGGTTGCTTGCCCAAATGTTTATAAGCTTTTTCGGTGGCTTCCCGGCCACGTGCCGTACGTACAATAAAACCTTCCTGTATTAAAAAGGGCTCGTACACTTCTTCCAGCGTACCGGTTTCTTCACCTACAGCGGTGGCAATTGTGGTAATACCTACCGGGCCGCCTTTAAATTTATCAATAATTGTAGAGAGTATTTTATTATCCATTTCATCAAGGCCGTATTCATCTACATTTAATGCACGCAAGGCATGTTCGGTTATTTTTAAATCAATGATGCCGTTGCTGAGTACCTGTGCAAAATCTCTTACCCTTCTCAGCAAGCCGTTGGCTATACGAGGCGTGCCACGGCTGCGCCTTGCAATTTCATCGGAAGCATCGCTGGTAATTTTTGTGTTTAAAATACCTGCACTGCGTTGCAATATGGCATTTAAAATAGAAGCATTGTAATACTCCAGCCTGTTTTTAATAGCAAACCTGCTGAGCAGTGGTGCGGTTAAAAGCCCGCTTCTGGTAGTGGCGCCAATAAGTGTAAACGGATTTAAGTTTAATTGTACAGAGCGTGCATTTGGTCCGCTGTCTATCATTATATCTATACGAAAATCTTCCATTGCGGCATAGAGGTATTCTTCTACTACGGTACTAAGCCGGTGTATTTCATCTATAAACAATACATCATTTGGTTCAAGGTTGGTGAGCAGGCCGGCAAGGTCGCCGGGTTTTTCGATAACCGGGCCGCTGGTTTCTTTTATGTTTACACCCATTTCGTTGGCCACAATGCGGCTCAGCGTTGTTTTACCCAATCCCGGCGGGCCATGAAAAAGGATATGGTCCAATGCTTCGCCCCTTTGTTTACAGGCTTTTATAAAAATGCTGATGTTGTTGATAATTTTCTCCTGCCCACTGAACTGCTCAAAAGCTGCAGGGCGAATGTTATTTTCAAACTCCTTTTCGGCGCCGCTCATTTTTGTAAGTTCAGTATTGAGGTTGGGATTTTGCATAAAGTAAAATTACAAAATAATCAGCAGCAGGATTTATAGTAATTTTTGAAAAAAAGTAGCGCTATACCAATTTTTTTTCTAACAGTTTAAAACCTTCTCCGGCGTTTAAACCCTTCCATAAAATATTATAAACCGTATGGGCTATAACCATGGGTGCGCCTATACGTTCATTAATAAGGTGCATACATTTACTGGCATTATAGCCTTCGGCAACCATATTCATTTCCAGTTGTGCCGATTGTACGGTATAGCCTTTGCCAATCATATTGCCAAAAGTACGGTTGCGGCTAAACAGGGAATAGCAGGTTACCAGCAAATCTCCCAGGTAAACCGATGCGGCATAATTGGTACGTACATTTTCATGGGTTTCTAAATAGCCTACTTCGGCATTTATGATGCCTGCCTTTCTTAAGAAACCTGCCATTTCATCGGCGCTGTTGGCAATAAGTACGCTTAAAAAATTATCGCCGTACTCCAGCCCGTGTGCAATACCGGAGCCCACAGAATAAATATTTTTTAAAATTGCGGCGTATTGAACGCCATAAATATCTTTATTGATTACCGTGTTTATATATGAGGTTTTAAAATAGCCGGCAATGCCTGTTGCCATTTTTGTATCTGTGCCGGAAAAAGTAAGGTACGATAACCGCTCCCTGGCAACTTCTTCGGCATGGCATGGGCCCATTACGGCAAAATAATTTTCCAGGTCTACATTAAATTCCTGTTGCAAATAATCGTTGAGCAGTAAATTATTTTGCGGCAAAATACCTTTTATGGCCGATACTATTTTTTTGCCTTCAAAAATATTTTTGGGCAAAGTGCTTAAAGTTTCAATGGCAAATGAAGATGGAATGGCAATTACAATTACATCGCTGTTTGTAATAACATCTGAAGCATTAGTGGTGAGTTGCAGTTGATGTATATTAAACCTTGCCGATTGTAAATATTGGGGATTGTGACCCCGCTGTTTAAATTGCTCAATTGCAGTTTGGCTCCTGTTCCACCAAAAAATAGTTTGGCCATTGTCAGTTAGTATTTTTGCCAGTGCCGTTCCCCAGCTCCCGCTTCCTAATATGCCAAATTTCAACATGCTTGTTTTTTGTTTAAGTTGTTTAATTCGTTAAAAAGGTTTAAGTCGTTTAAAGCGTTGGTTATTCGCTCTTAGGTTTAACTTGCTTTGGAGGGCTTATAATTCAACACTTAAATCTCATATCTCTTAATTCTTAACGCTAAACTCGTAACTATTCTCTCAGCCCCAGCTTTTCCACTGCCAACTGAGCTGCTAACTGGCTGGCATCTTTTTTATTATATCCTTTTGCTTGTGCAACCAATGCTCCATCTACCGTTGCGCCAATAGTGAAAATACGCCTTCCGCTTTCAAATTTTTCTTCCAGCGTAGTAAACTCCAGCGCTTTGCCGTTTTTATTAGCCCAGCCGTAGAGTTTGTTTTTAATATTTATTTCTACTTCTTCCAGGTCATCAATAAACATGTGTGGCAAAATGATTTGCTTTTCTACCCATGTTTGTGTTTTTTTATAGCCAATGTCCAGGTACACAGCGCCTATTAATGCTTCAAGTGTATTGCCGAAAATTTGAGAAATTTTTAAGGCGTTATCAAATTTATTGTAAAAGGTAATTTTTTTTAGACCCATTTTAAGGGCTATTTCATTAAGCTTGGCCCGGTTCACCATTTTGCTCCTCATTTCGGTAAGGAAACCTTCGCCTTTGTATGGGTATTTTTTAAACAGGTAATGGGCAATTACCGAACTTAAAACGGCATCGCCTAAAAATTCCAGGCGTTCGTTGTTTTCGTCTGCACCTTCCCTGATGGAGCGGTGGCTTAGTGCTGTTTTATAAAGGCTGATATCGCCTGGCGTGAAACCAAGTACATTACTTAATTGTTTTTTGAATGATTGGTTGCCCGGCGCTTTATCAAAAAACGATTTAAAAAATTGCAATGTAGAATCTACGTGCATAAATCAAACACTGAAATTAGGGTATTTGTAAATAATAGAGGAAATACAGTTTTAAGCCTTGTATTTTTTTATAATAATACTTGCATTGTGGCCTCCAAACCCAAAGGTATTGCTAAGTGCGGCATTTACCGTACGCTTTTGTGCCGTATTAAAAGTAAAATTAAGTTTGGGGTCAAGTTCCGGGTCATCAGTAAAATGATTGATGGTAGGCGGAACAACATCTTTTGTAACGGCTAAAATACAAGCCAGTGCTTCTAATGCGCCTGCTGCGCCAAGGCAATGGCCCGTCATACTTTTTGTACTGCTGATATTGAGGCTGTACGAATGGTTGCCAAATACATTGAGTATGGCCTTGGTTTCTGCAATATCACCAAGCGGTGTAGAAGTGCCATGTACATTGATGTAATCAATTTCTTCCGGCTTCATGCCGGCATCATTAAGCGCTGCCTTCATTACATTGTTGGCGCCGAGGCCATCTGGGTGTGGAGCAGTAATATGGTAGGCATCTCCTGTGGCTCCGCCACCGGCAATTTCGCAATAAATTTTTGCGCCTCTTGCCAGTGCATGATCCAGGCTTTCCAGCACAAGTGCGCCTGCGCCTTCGCCCATTACAAAACCGTCCCTGTCTTTATCAAATGGGCGGCTTGCCGTTTTGGGATCGTCGTTTCTTTCGCTAAGCGCTTTCATGGCATTAAAACCACCTACGCCAGCAGCGCTTATTACGGCTTCGCTACCTCCGGTTACAATTACATCGGCTTTACCCAGGCGTATATTATCAAAGGCATCAATTACGGCATTGGTACTGGATGCACAAGCGCTCACTACGGCAAAGTTGGGCCCACGAAACCCATGCCGTATGGAAATTTGCCCTGCAGCAATATCCAATATCATTTTGGGAATAAAAAAAGGATTGAAACGGGGTGTACCATCTCCGGCAGCATAGTTGGTAACTTCTTCCTGAAAGGTAATAAGTCCGCCAATGCCACTTGCAAAAATTACCCCAACCCTGTCCGGGTTGCAGTTTTCGGCAGTAATACCGGCATCTTTTACTGCTTCATCGCTGGCAATAAGAGCAAACTGGCAATACCTGTCTAGTTTCCGGGATTCTTTTTTGTCGAGGTAATGAGTGGGGTCAAAGTCTTTAACCTCACAGGCAAACCGGGTTTTAAATTTAGCAATGTCAAATTGCTTTACGAAGTCGCAACCACTCACACTGTCCAGGAGCCCTTGCCAGTATTCATGAACGGTTTTACCCAGTGGGGTAAGTGCGCCAAGCCCTGTTACAACAACTCTTTTTAAAGCCATCAGTTTGCCTGTGTAAATTAAAGAATGTAATTACTTAGCGTTTTCTTCTAAATAAGAAACGGCCTGGCCCACGGTAGTGATGGTTTCGGCCTGTTCATCCGGAATGGAAATGTTGAACTCTTTTTCAAATTCCATAATGAGTTCTACGGTATCCAGGCTATCTGCACCTAAATCGTTGGTGAAAGAAGCTTCATTTGTAACTTCTGCTTCATCCACTCCTAATTTGTCAACAATAATTTTCTTTACTCTTGTTGCAATGTCTGACATGTTATTAAGGTTTAGTTTAAACTGGTTGCAAAAATATAGTTTTTGTATTAAATGCAATTAATTACAAAGAAATACTAAACAACGAATATAGAAATCTTTTTTTTGAGTTTTTAGCTTTTAAATGGGGAAATAAACAGTAAAACTCGTAAAAATTGCCAAATGTGCGTTTGTGTTGAAAAAATATGTAATTTGGGATTGGCCAAAAGCGCTTTTTTCCAAAAAAAACCATAACCGCATGGGTCTTAAAATAATAGAGCATGGCAGTAATGAATACCGTCAAATGGTACAGATGCGCTATTCAATTTTGCGGGAACCACTTGGCCTTGCCTTTACTGATGACGAACTGGCTAATGAAAGGGAAAACCTTTTTATTGCCGCTTTTGATGAGGATATAATGCTGGGGTGCTGCATGTTGGTAAAGAGAGATAAAAATACTATTCAGCTAAGGCAAATGGCCGTAAATAATAATTTGCAAGGCAAAGGTATTGGCGCTTCTATTATTGCTTTTGTGGAAAGTATTTCCAGGGATAAAGGATTTAATAAAGTAATGATGCATGCACGAGATACCTCTGTGGGATTTTATGAAAAATGCGGCTATAAAATTAAAGGCGACCAGTTTTTGGAGCTCAACATACCCCACCACGTAATGGAAAAATTAATTTTTTAATATTCCTTTGGTTTGAAAAAAATTACACCCTGCTCTTATTTTTTATTTTTTCATTGAGCAGAACCCTCACATTATGTATTTCCGCATCTTCAAATGCCTCTTTGGGTACAATAAAAAAAGATCGGCTGTTAAAATACAGGTGAATAAAATGCGGCGTTTCCATCCATGTGCTGAAATCGGTCCATGGCCAGGAGCGGCTGCCATTGGCGTTTTCAATATAAAACTCTTGTGTACCCATGCTTACCCTAAAACGGTCTTTAAAAGTTTTTGCCCTGTTATAAATTATTGCCGGCATTAAATACCAAAATGAAACCATGAGCGCAAACCACAATACAGAGCTAATTAAAAATGCCATCGGATTAATTTTTTTTAGGTAAAATAATGCTGCAGATAAAATGGCAAAAATATTTACAATAATAATGAGGGCTTTTATTTCTTTGCGGCTGATGAAATGATAGCGCAGCGCCTGTATTACTTTTGCTTTATTGTAGGTAAAAAATGCTGAGGTCATTGTGGCTGCAATATAATTAATTGTTTTCCCCGATAAAGGAAAAATGCATACCTTTTATTTTATGTACATTTAACTTTGTACATGTACTATATATCATAAATATTTTTTTATATAAAATTTATGCAACTCATCAATAATTCCATCAAATTGAAAAATGCATTTTTATTGGTATCCCTGGTTTTGAGTGGCTATGTAAGTATGGCCCAATTGCAATCTCCCGATCAATTTTTGGGTTACAAACTCGGCAGCAGGTTTACGGCTCATGCACAGGTAGTAAATTATTTTGAGCATGTAGCAAAATTTGCCCCGCAAAAGGTAAAACTGCAATATTATGGAGCAACCAATGAGCATAAACCGCTTTTACTGGCCTTTGTTTCATCTGCAGAAAATATCGAAAACCTCCAAAATATCCGTAAAAATAATGTACAACTTGCAGCAGCAGGCGCCGCTTCAATAGAAAAACCTACGCCAATTGTATGGCTAAGTTATAATGTACATGGCAATGAGGCTTCCTCTTCCGAGGCATCCATGCTTACATTATATGAGTTGGTAAATCCCCAAAATTCACAAACAAAGCTATGGCTCGGTAATACGGTTGTAGTAATTGATCCCTGCTTAAACCCAGATGGAAGGGACAGGTATGTAAACTGGTTCAACAGCGTTGTAGGTATAAAATATAACCCTGATGTAATTGCCCGTGAACATAATGAGCCCTGGCCCGGCGGAAGAACCAACCATTATAATTTTGACTTAAACAGGGATTGGGCATGGCAAACACAGCTCGAAAGCAGGCAAAGAGTTAAAGAATACCTCAACTGGATGCCGCAGGTACATGTAGATTTTCATGAGCAGGGTATCAACGATAATTATTATTTTGCCCCGGCTGCACAGCCCTATCATGAAGCTATAACGCAATGGCAAAGAGATTTTCAGGTGCAGATTGGAAAAAATCATGCCCGGTATTTTGACAAAAACGGCTGGCTGTATTTTACCAAAGAAGTTTTTGATTTGTTATATCCATCTTATGGCGATACCTACCCAATTTATAACGGCTCCATAGGAATGACTTATGAACAGGCAGGCGGACCAGAAGGAGGCCTTGGCGTATTAACCAGCGATGGGGATACGCTTACTTTATACGACCGTTTAATACATCATTATACCACAAGCCTAAGTACTATTGAAATAGCTTCACAAAATGCGGCAAAACTAATAACAGAATTTAAAAATTATTTTGCCAATGCCAGCAATGGGAATGTTGGCTTATATAAAACATACATTATAAAAAACCAGGCAGCAGACGGGCAAAAAGTAAAAGCGCTTTTAGCGCTATTAGATAAAAACAATATTCTATACGGCACTGGCAGTGGCACAGGAAAAGGCTTTAATTATGAAACAAGAAAGGAAGAAGTGTTTACCATTGCCCCAGGCGATATTGTAATTAGCGCTGCACAACCCAGGGCGGTAATGGTAAAGGCCCTCTTTGAACCCAATACAAAACTTACCGATTCTGTAACCTACGATATTACGGCCTGGGCAATGCCTTATGCTTATGGCCTGCAGGCTTATGCAACTACGTTAAAAATGAAAGTGAGCGGCAGGTATAATGAGGCATTTGAAAAGAATAATATTTCCAGTGCTTTTGCCTGTGTAATTAAATGGGAAGGCAAATATTCGGCAACGGTACTTGCACAATTGCTTTCCAGGGGCGTAAAAGTGCGTATGTCAGATGCCGCTTTTGAAGCCGGCAATGAAAAGTTTGGAAGCGGCTCTATAATTGTTTTACAAAAAGGAAACGAAAAATTTGGCAACGGTTTTTGGAGTATGGTTTCGCAGCTTTGCAATAAATATACGGTAAAGCTTTATCCCATTGCTTCCGGCATGGTAGATAAGGGTTATGATATGGGCAGTGCGCATGTACGCCAGCTAAAAGCGCCGAGAGTTGCATTGCTTACCGGTAGTTCCGTAAGCTCCAATGCAGCAGGCGAAGCCTGGTATTTCTTTGAACAGGAACTCAATTACCCGGTTACACTTATCAATACACAGGATTTTAAAAACATAAATCAGGATTTTGATGTAATGATAATGCCCAATGGGTATTATGAATTTTTAGCCGATAAAGAAAATGCAAAACTGTTTGAACAATGGATTAGGAATGGCGGTAAAGTAGTGGCGCTGGAAGCGGCAGTAAGCCAGCTTGTAAAGCAGGAGTGGAGCGCTTTAAAACCCAAAACAGATACCAATGAAAGCAATGCGGCAAAAGACGTATATGCAGCATTACAAAAATATAATTTAAGAGAAAGAGATGCCGTTTCGGGATTTACCCCGGGCGCTATTTTTAATGTGGAGATAGACAATAGCAACCCGTTGGCATTTGGATACCCCAATAACTACTATAGTTTAAAAATGGATGCACAAGTGTATGACTTTATAAAAGAAGGTGGATGGAATGTAGGGATATTAAAAAAAGATAACCAGCTTGCCGGATATGTAGGTTCAAAACTTGCAGCATTGCTTAAAGACGGGCTTTTGTTTGGCATACAAAATTTGGGCAAAGGTTCTGTGGTTTATATTGCCGATAATATTATGTTTCGCAATTTTTGGGAAAACGGGAAGCTTATGTTTTGTAATGCGGTGTTTTTGGTGGGGCAGTAATTTATAGCCTTTGAGGGAAATTTTAACTCTGGCAAGTGAGTTTAATTATTAAACAAAAGCGTTATGCTCAAAAAAAACTATGGCTTATTTTTCTTTCTTTTTATCTTCTTCTAATTTTTTAGCGTCGTTTTTTTCCTGTTGTATGGCGCTGTCTTCTTCCATTTTTACGCCTACGGCGGTTTTAACGGTAGCAGAGTCATCGCTTAGTTTGGCAGAATCCTGTTGCACCTGTGTTGGATTAAGATTTACTATGGTATCGGCAGCAGGCTGATCGGGGCTTTTATTTTCATTTGATTTACAGGCTGTAAAATTTAAAAGGATAAAAGCGCATAGTACAATAAATATTTGTTTCATTTTAGAACGTTTTAAAATTGATGAGTATAAATGTAATTGGAATGCTAATATCATAAAAGGTAATCATCCAATCATCTGTAGTGTAAAGGTAAATTAAATTTTTGCCATTGTTTTCGATAAGCTATGTTAAAAATAAATTGCAGTTCCTGACTTAAATTTCATTTTTAGTTTTGTATGCAGTCATTTTTGCTGTCGATGAATAAATATTGTTTAAAGTATTTTCTTTTTAGCGCTACTCAATTAAATATTTTAAACTGTGAAACAGGCTATCTTTACAAAAACAACCCATGTCTGAGGCTTCAAAAATATTCC contains:
- a CDS encoding YcxB family protein, whose amino-acid sequence is MTSAFFTYNKAKVIQALRYHFISRKEIKALIIIVNIFAILSAALFYLKKINPMAFLISSVLWFALMVSFWYLMPAIIYNRAKTFKDRFRVSMGTQEFYIENANGSRSWPWTDFSTWMETPHFIHLYFNSRSFFIVPKEAFEDAEIHNVRVLLNEKIKNKSRV
- a CDS encoding zinc carboxypeptidase, which gives rise to MQLINNSIKLKNAFLLVSLVLSGYVSMAQLQSPDQFLGYKLGSRFTAHAQVVNYFEHVAKFAPQKVKLQYYGATNEHKPLLLAFVSSAENIENLQNIRKNNVQLAAAGAASIEKPTPIVWLSYNVHGNEASSSEASMLTLYELVNPQNSQTKLWLGNTVVVIDPCLNPDGRDRYVNWFNSVVGIKYNPDVIAREHNEPWPGGRTNHYNFDLNRDWAWQTQLESRQRVKEYLNWMPQVHVDFHEQGINDNYYFAPAAQPYHEAITQWQRDFQVQIGKNHARYFDKNGWLYFTKEVFDLLYPSYGDTYPIYNGSIGMTYEQAGGPEGGLGVLTSDGDTLTLYDRLIHHYTTSLSTIEIASQNAAKLITEFKNYFANASNGNVGLYKTYIIKNQAADGQKVKALLALLDKNNILYGTGSGTGKGFNYETRKEEVFTIAPGDIVISAAQPRAVMVKALFEPNTKLTDSVTYDITAWAMPYAYGLQAYATTLKMKVSGRYNEAFEKNNISSAFACVIKWEGKYSATVLAQLLSRGVKVRMSDAAFEAGNEKFGSGSIIVLQKGNEKFGNGFWSMVSQLCNKYTVKLYPIASGMVDKGYDMGSAHVRQLKAPRVALLTGSSVSSNAAGEAWYFFEQELNYPVTLINTQDFKNINQDFDVMIMPNGYYEFLADKENAKLFEQWIRNGGKVVALEAAVSQLVKQEWSALKPKTDTNESNAAKDVYAALQKYNLRERDAVSGFTPGAIFNVEIDNSNPLAFGYPNNYYSLKMDAQVYDFIKEGGWNVGILKKDNQLAGYVGSKLAALLKDGLLFGIQNLGKGSVVYIADNIMFRNFWENGKLMFCNAVFLVGQ
- a CDS encoding GNAT family N-acetyltransferase, whose amino-acid sequence is MGLKIIEHGSNEYRQMVQMRYSILREPLGLAFTDDELANERENLFIAAFDEDIMLGCCMLVKRDKNTIQLRQMAVNNNLQGKGIGASIIAFVESISRDKGFNKVMMHARDTSVGFYEKCGYKIKGDQFLELNIPHHVMEKLIF
- the rnc gene encoding ribonuclease III, which encodes MHVDSTLQFFKSFFDKAPGNQSFKKQLSNVLGFTPGDISLYKTALSHRSIREGADENNERLEFLGDAVLSSVIAHYLFKKYPYKGEGFLTEMRSKMVNRAKLNEIALKMGLKKITFYNKFDNALKISQIFGNTLEALIGAVYLDIGYKKTQTWVEKQIILPHMFIDDLEEVEINIKNKLYGWANKNGKALEFTTLEEKFESGRRIFTIGATVDGALVAQAKGYNKKDASQLAAQLAVEKLGLRE
- a CDS encoding acyl carrier protein, whose translation is MSDIATRVKKIIVDKLGVDEAEVTNEASFTNDLGADSLDTVELIMEFEKEFNISIPDEQAETITTVGQAVSYLEENAK
- the ruvB gene encoding Holliday junction branch migration DNA helicase RuvB; its protein translation is MQNPNLNTELTKMSGAEKEFENNIRPAAFEQFSGQEKIINNISIFIKACKQRGEALDHILFHGPPGLGKTTLSRIVANEMGVNIKETSGPVIEKPGDLAGLLTNLEPNDVLFIDEIHRLSTVVEEYLYAAMEDFRIDIMIDSGPNARSVQLNLNPFTLIGATTRSGLLTAPLLSRFAIKNRLEYYNASILNAILQRSAGILNTKITSDASDEIARRSRGTPRIANGLLRRVRDFAQVLSNGIIDLKITEHALRALNVDEYGLDEMDNKILSTIIDKFKGGPVGITTIATAVGEETGTLEEVYEPFLIQEGFIVRTARGREATEKAYKHLGKQPAGKGLQSDMFD
- the fabF gene encoding beta-ketoacyl-ACP synthase II, producing the protein MALKRVVVTGLGALTPLGKTVHEYWQGLLDSVSGCDFVKQFDIAKFKTRFACEVKDFDPTHYLDKKESRKLDRYCQFALIASDEAVKDAGITAENCNPDRVGVIFASGIGGLITFQEEVTNYAAGDGTPRFNPFFIPKMILDIAAGQISIRHGFRGPNFAVVSACASSTNAVIDAFDNIRLGKADVIVTGGSEAVISAAGVGGFNAMKALSERNDDPKTASRPFDKDRDGFVMGEGAGALVLESLDHALARGAKIYCEIAGGGATGDAYHITAPHPDGLGANNVMKAALNDAGMKPEEIDYINVHGTSTPLGDIAETKAILNVFGNHSYSLNISSTKSMTGHCLGAAGALEALACILAVTKDVVPPTINHFTDDPELDPKLNFTFNTAQKRTVNAALSNTFGFGGHNASIIIKKYKA
- a CDS encoding dihydroorotase, which translates into the protein MQKYLIKDISIVNEGKIEQKDILIGNKRIEKIDSNISVKEKCIEIDGAGKHLMPGAIDDQVHFREPGLTHKATIHTESRAAVAGGITSFMEMPNTIPNALNLKLLEDKYAIAKATSLANYSFFMGVSNHNADEALQVNKHKNDICGIKIFMGSSTGDMLVDNHNTLNKIFSECEILIATHCEDERLIRHNYQALKAQKPQLEPSDHPLIRNAEACFESSLIAIQFAQKHNSRLHILHISTEKELQLFGNMMPLAEKRITAEVCVHHLHFTADDYERLGYKIKCNPAIKAPQNKNALWHALLDDCLDVIATDHAPHLLCEKEPPYENAHAGLPLVQHALPLMLYYYEQGKISLENIVRKMSHAVAECFQIKERGFIREGYFADLVLIDLNKPFTVSPQSVLYKCGWSPFENFQFPASVEKTFVNGNLVYENGTVNNSYTSERLYFNR
- a CDS encoding DNA mismatch repair protein MutS; the protein is MELDKTTLYDLAVFANEEEFSVFGKLNEAITSSGRDEFKKMLYTPLKSVSAITDIQLTLKQIGEKESGWTKLISNGTIMVVERYFHATIDEIPAYPNKLSALTYKVFSGQDYSLIKYSAKHCFDFIKGMRQLQELLHSPEASAPLQKVLSRCQNILQHTAAYTSGFATTEEMPHTALLRFGHFIRYRFKTNMHNLLQMHATLDAWHGMAIAIKKFQLVFPELVASETPVIEARGLYHILLEQPVGYDTQLNRDAHFLFLTGANMAGKSTFIKAVGIAVFLAHAGMAVPAAFLRLSVFDGMLSNINMADNIIKGESYFYNEVQRVKATLQKVSDGKKWLILIDELFKGTNVEDAMKCSTAVIEGLLKVKGSLFILSTHLYEIAQQLQGHTNISFHYFETQISGGQLQFNYTLKPGVSNDRLGYLILKNEGVVKMLEDL
- a CDS encoding NAD(P)-binding domain-containing protein, which translates into the protein MLKFGILGSGSWGTALAKILTDNGQTIFWWNRSQTAIEQFKQRGHNPQYLQSARFNIHQLQLTTNASDVITNSDVIVIAIPSSFAIETLSTLPKNIFEGKKIVSAIKGILPQNNLLLNDYLQQEFNVDLENYFAVMGPCHAEEVARERLSYLTFSGTDTKMATGIAGYFKTSYINTVINKDIYGVQYAAILKNIYSVGSGIAHGLEYGDNFLSVLIANSADEMAGFLRKAGIINAEVGYLETHENVRTNYAASVYLGDLLVTCYSLFSRNRTFGNMIGKGYTVQSAQLEMNMVAEGYNASKCMHLINERIGAPMVIAHTVYNILWKGLNAGEGFKLLEKKLV